From a single Wolbachia endosymbiont of Oedothorax gibbosus genomic region:
- a CDS encoding ComF family protein has product MNLLLLKKATNLIFPSVCVSCECIIDENLNLCSECNKKINFLTKHYCNVCGVVISDNIHTCGKCIINPPPFKVLRSVFAYDQHSKNMIINFKFFDNLNYVKIYAKWIHQANQDTFQNAEVIIPIPLHKMRLFKRKYNQAALLAKELSKLSNLFYTPFAIKRLRHTAPQAGLSLKQREKNLKKAFKISNKEIIENKIVILVDDVVTTGATVRSCSQEILNSGAREVRVLSLARTVNDCETIT; this is encoded by the coding sequence GTGAACCTTCTCTTACTAAAAAAAGCTACAAATCTCATATTTCCAAGCGTATGCGTAAGTTGCGAATGTATCATCGATGAAAATCTTAATCTGTGTAGTGAATGCAACAAAAAAATCAATTTTCTAACTAAGCATTACTGCAATGTTTGTGGCGTAGTAATCTCAGACAATATTCATACGTGTGGTAAGTGCATCATCAATCCTCCACCGTTTAAAGTATTAAGATCAGTTTTTGCTTATGATCAACATAGTAAAAACATGATTATAAATTTCAAATTTTTTGATAATTTGAATTACGTAAAAATCTATGCAAAGTGGATACACCAAGCTAATCAGGATACGTTTCAGAACGCAGAGGTCATAATTCCTATACCGTTACATAAAATGCGCTTATTCAAGCGTAAATATAATCAAGCAGCATTGCTTGCAAAAGAATTGAGTAAGTTATCCAATTTATTTTATACACCATTTGCAATAAAACGTCTTCGCCATACTGCGCCTCAAGCTGGTCTTTCACTTAAACAGCGTGAAAAAAATTTAAAGAAGGCTTTTAAAATAAGCAACAAAGAAATTATCGAAAATAAAATCGTGATATTAGTTGATGATGTGGTAACAACTGGAGCAACTGTAAGATCTTGCTCTCAAGAAATTTTAAACTCCGGTGCAAGAGAAGTGAGAGTGCTATCACTTGCAAGAACGGTGAATGATTGTGAAACTATTACGTAA
- a CDS encoding inositol monophosphatase family protein has protein sequence MSISSPRINVMLDSVRNASRQLMRDFNELQISNVKSADFINKTYSKSKQTIYDCLHDYKQDYGFIFEDDTDQEIKDNGYTWFITPIESRGNFSSCMVYFAISVCLIHKNKVVAAVIDAPALRETFWAEEKKGAFLEDFRSRHIKMRVKNREGGLIDVSGNLLNKLLPGNSSVRSIGSTILGFAYLAAGRHRGIVYSGVNKYKALLGRLFLQESGGRLTEDNGLIIAGDIIN, from the coding sequence ATGTCCATTTCATCGCCGCGAATTAATGTGATGCTTGATTCTGTACGTAATGCTTCCAGGCAGCTTATGCGCGATTTTAATGAATTGCAAATTTCTAATGTTAAATCAGCGGACTTTATCAATAAAACTTATTCAAAATCCAAGCAAACCATATACGATTGCTTGCACGATTACAAACAAGACTATGGGTTTATTTTCGAGGACGATACTGATCAAGAAATAAAAGACAACGGTTACACTTGGTTCATTACACCTATAGAGAGCAGAGGAAATTTTTCTAGTTGCATGGTTTATTTTGCAATATCAGTCTGTCTCATTCATAAAAATAAAGTTGTGGCAGCTGTAATTGATGCTCCGGCTCTTAGAGAAACTTTTTGGGCAGAAGAAAAAAAAGGGGCTTTTCTTGAAGATTTTAGATCTCGTCATATAAAAATGCGGGTGAAAAACCGTGAAGGGGGTCTAATAGATGTAAGTGGTAATTTGTTAAATAAATTGCTGCCTGGCAATAGTAGTGTACGCTCCATCGGTTCAACAATTTTAGGCTTTGCATACCTTGCAGCAGGAAGGCACAGAGGAATAGTTTATTCTGGAGTTAACAAATATAAAGCCTTGCTCGGTAGACTTTTTCTGCAAGAAAGCGGTGGAAGGCTAACGGAGGATAACGGATTGATTATTGCTGGCGATATTATAAACTAA
- the efp gene encoding elongation factor P has product MAERANDIRPGQVLEHNGGLFLVVGIMHTQPGKGGAYIQAEMKNIKTGAKHYERFRSDATIRRAILDEEEYVYLFTEGNIVNLMHPSNYEQITINLDLLGEKKIYLQDSMKIKVIAYQDKIISAHVPDYVTLAVRETESVIKGQTATASYKPAILENGMRVNVPQFIKEEDKIVVYTPDDSYYERVKE; this is encoded by the coding sequence ATGGCAGAAAGAGCTAACGATATCAGACCAGGTCAGGTGTTGGAACATAACGGCGGATTATTTTTGGTTGTAGGTATTATGCATACTCAACCTGGTAAAGGTGGTGCATACATACAAGCCGAAATGAAAAACATCAAAACCGGAGCAAAACACTATGAAAGATTTCGTTCTGATGCAACAATCAGAAGGGCAATTTTAGATGAAGAGGAGTATGTTTACCTTTTCACTGAAGGAAACATTGTAAATCTTATGCATCCAAGTAATTACGAGCAAATCACTATAAATTTGGACCTGCTGGGAGAAAAAAAGATTTATTTACAGGATAGCATGAAAATTAAAGTTATAGCTTATCAAGATAAAATAATTTCTGCGCATGTGCCTGATTATGTTACACTTGCTGTGAGAGAAACAGAGTCTGTTATTAAAGGACAAACTGCTACTGCTTCTTATAAGCCTGCAATTTTGGAAAACGGAATGCGCGTTAATGTTCCCCAATTTATCAAAGAAGAAGATAAAATTGTAGTATATACTCCCGATGACAGTTATTATGAAAGGGTGAAAGAATAA
- a CDS encoding Mur ligase family protein: MKLRELLHSIIDVDFDIEVKGVTCNPKRVKEGYLFVCVSERDRIYIDQILSFGAKAIIASDCITNGVIPVRDNGIHIFHPNPQEIYSEIVSRFYQFKQPKYVAAVTGTNGKTSVVEFCRQIWQNAGYDAASIGTLGTCINNDREDNSDNLTTAGADDLYATLRGINVEHLALEASSHGIDQYRIHGLKLSAAAFTNFSQDHLDYHKNLGEYLETKKRLFYEVLPEGKTAILNADIDEYCALLKIAEKRGNKVITYGKKSSNITLLKQIPTPDGQHLTIKIGDEIYETFFPILGQFQAYNLLCAIGISGLNYREICVEKLVSPSGRMEKVKPFAFVDYAHTPRALKQALLSLKWHFNKKIVLVFGCGGNRDKTKRAEMGKIAQMYADKVIVTDDNSRDENPAEIRCGILLHCPDALEIEDRREAIEKGVDIAYNEGMILLVAGKGHERFQIIGNQTFEFSDVEVIKSKVLS; encoded by the coding sequence ATGAAACTGAGAGAATTACTGCATAGTATCATTGATGTTGACTTTGATATTGAAGTCAAGGGTGTTACATGTAATCCCAAGAGAGTCAAGGAAGGTTATCTTTTCGTTTGTGTGTCAGAAAGGGATAGGATTTACATAGATCAGATATTATCTTTTGGAGCTAAAGCGATAATTGCAAGTGATTGCATAACAAATGGTGTCATTCCAGTGCGTGACAATGGAATCCATATTTTCCACCCAAACCCTCAAGAAATATACAGCGAAATAGTCAGCAGGTTTTATCAATTCAAACAGCCCAAATATGTTGCTGCCGTAACAGGCACAAATGGCAAGACTTCAGTAGTAGAATTTTGCCGCCAGATTTGGCAAAATGCTGGTTATGATGCAGCATCTATAGGAACACTTGGAACATGTATCAATAATGACAGAGAAGATAATAGCGATAATCTTACTACTGCAGGTGCAGATGACCTTTACGCAACATTACGTGGTATAAATGTAGAGCACTTAGCATTGGAGGCTTCAAGTCATGGAATTGATCAATACAGAATCCATGGATTAAAGTTAAGTGCTGCAGCTTTTACTAATTTCTCGCAAGATCATTTAGATTACCATAAAAATCTTGGTGAATATTTAGAAACTAAAAAAAGGTTGTTTTACGAGGTATTACCAGAAGGAAAAACAGCGATTTTAAATGCGGATATAGATGAATACTGTGCATTGCTTAAGATAGCTGAAAAACGTGGTAATAAAGTTATAACCTATGGGAAAAAAAGCTCTAATATTACTTTATTAAAGCAGATACCAACTCCCGATGGTCAACACCTGACAATTAAAATTGGTGATGAAATTTATGAGACGTTTTTCCCAATTTTGGGGCAGTTTCAGGCATATAATCTGCTATGTGCAATTGGTATATCTGGATTAAATTACAGAGAAATATGCGTAGAAAAACTCGTTTCTCCATCGGGAAGAATGGAAAAAGTGAAACCTTTTGCATTTGTGGATTACGCTCATACTCCAAGAGCACTTAAACAGGCTCTGTTGTCTTTAAAATGGCACTTCAATAAAAAAATAGTTCTAGTTTTTGGCTGTGGTGGAAATCGTGATAAAACAAAACGCGCAGAAATGGGTAAAATAGCACAAATGTATGCAGACAAAGTGATAGTCACAGATGACAATTCGCGAGATGAGAATCCTGCAGAAATTCGTTGTGGTATTTTACTACATTGCCCTGATGCGCTAGAGATAGAAGATAGAAGAGAAGCTATAGAGAAAGGAGTAGATATTGCCTATAACGAGGGTATGATTCTGCTAGTTGCAGGAAAGGGGCACGAAAGATTTCAAATCATAGGGAATCAAACTTTTGAATTTAGTGATGTTGAGGTTATTAAAAGTAAAGTTTTATCTTGA
- a CDS encoding ankyrin repeat domain-containing protein, with protein sequence MLACNQDTYNQWKRLDFHIDHLFEIRREITHASRYYTTALNIAAHKGLVKTVRRLLEKGAEVSTCDGGGHTALHCAASSGNTEIIELLLEQGAHIHSCSKLGSTPLHFAATNNHINAVRCLLNKGASPLALDNNNSIPSMFATDKEVIAVLEKAEEEKHKENAAALKKAEEEKHKREMECKKKRQAKMIAVGGIATALIVAGIGYIVELPILVTIGISVSIALVSVCIAYVMSKPNTKMEGTESSVQEIGQSI encoded by the coding sequence CTGCTCGCATGTAACCAAGATACATACAATCAGTGGAAAAGACTTGATTTTCACATAGATCATTTATTTGAAATACGGCGAGAGATTACCCATGCTTCTAGGTATTATACTACTGCGTTAAACATTGCTGCTCATAAAGGCTTAGTAAAAACAGTAAGACGTCTACTGGAGAAAGGTGCAGAGGTTAGTACATGCGATGGTGGTGGACACACTGCTCTGCATTGTGCCGCTAGCAGCGGTAATACGGAAATAATAGAATTACTACTGGAGCAAGGAGCACATATTCACTCATGTTCTAAACTTGGCTCAACACCGCTGCATTTTGCTGCTACTAATAATCATATAAATGCAGTGAGGTGCCTGTTAAATAAAGGAGCTAGTCCTTTAGCACTAGATAATAATAATTCCATTCCCAGTATGTTTGCTACAGACAAAGAGGTGATTGCTGTCTTGGAGAAAGCAGAAGAAGAGAAGCATAAGGAAAATGCTGCTGCTTTAAAGAAAGCAGAAGAAGAAAAACATAAGAGAGAAATGGAATGTAAGAAAAAAAGGCAAGCAAAAATGATTGCTGTAGGTGGTATTGCAACTGCATTGATAGTGGCGGGTATTGGATACATTGTTGAATTACCTATACTAGTAACTATTGGTATATCTGTATCCATTGCATTAGTATCTGTTTGCATTGCGTACGTAATGTCAAAACCTAACACTAAAATGGAAGGAACAGAGAGCTCTGTACAGGAAATTGGTCAGAGTATATAG
- the uvrA gene encoding excinuclease ABC subunit UvrA, translating into MDDFIRVKGAREHNLQGIDVNIPKNKLVVITGLSGSGKSSLAFDTIYAEGQRRYVESLSAYARQFLNIQDKPDVESITGLSPAISINQKSISKNPRSTVGTVTEIYDYLRLVYARIGVPYSPATGLPITKQTVSQIVDTIIALPLETKIYILAPVVRGRKGEHLKEILEIKRQGYIRFKIDGEVYNVDNLPKLDKNKKHDIFVVADRISTLGDIGNRLPSSIESALKLGNGLMYVEVVNLPDNHNSEYKNGQILTFSENFACPESGFTLEEIEPRLFSFNSPYGACGACNGLGKKLAVDVKLIVPDETLSISEGALKPVGQTARQTHTSYGFLKNAILSLAENYKFSLDIPWKNIGQEVKDMILFGSNKFQGLTSILENQMDYDETLVERYCSVTHCRECTGYRLRKEALTVKIDSRHIGEISRLSIDESLKWFENLPDKLTEQQKQISSKILNEIIKRLAFLKNVGLNYLTLDRESSTLSGGESQRIRLASQIGSGLTGVLYVLDEPSIGLHQCDNDRLIATLKDLRDMGNTVIVVEHDEDTIMAADYAIDIGPGAGVNGGKVVAEGTPDQVQRNSGSITGQYLSGEKKILIPRRRKQATQFIKVINACENNLKNVNVKFPIGNLICVTGISGGGKSSLVIETLYKYSAHKIHHSSARYGRCDRIEGLEYIDKVIEVDQSPIGRTPASNPATYVGMFTHIRNWFAGLSESKARGYNIGRFSFNTRGGRCEACKGDGHLKIEMHFLPDVYVKCEQCKGRRYNRETLEVTYKGKSISDVLDMTIDQACDFFENLPMVKEKLVSLQEVGLGYIKLGQSSTTLSGGEAQRIKLSKELSKRFTGRTLYILDEPTTGLHFEDINNLLKILHRLVDLGNTVIVIEHNLHVIKTADYIIDIGPEGGIKGGEVIATGTPEEVAKIPESVTGRYLKTYLL; encoded by the coding sequence ATGGACGATTTCATCAGAGTTAAGGGTGCAAGAGAACATAATCTGCAGGGTATAGATGTCAATATACCAAAAAATAAGCTAGTTGTTATAACTGGGCTTAGTGGTTCTGGTAAATCTAGTCTCGCATTTGATACGATTTATGCAGAAGGCCAACGCCGATACGTTGAAAGCCTATCAGCTTACGCGCGTCAATTTCTCAACATTCAGGATAAACCAGATGTTGAGTCGATTACAGGTCTTTCCCCTGCAATATCTATCAACCAGAAATCGATCTCAAAAAATCCAAGGTCAACAGTTGGAACTGTTACCGAAATTTACGATTACTTGCGCTTAGTATATGCACGAATAGGGGTTCCTTATTCACCTGCAACTGGATTACCGATAACAAAGCAAACTGTATCTCAAATTGTAGATACTATAATTGCGTTACCTTTAGAAACTAAAATATATATACTTGCCCCTGTTGTGCGTGGTAGAAAGGGAGAACATCTCAAAGAGATATTGGAAATTAAAAGACAAGGTTACATAAGGTTCAAAATAGATGGTGAAGTGTACAATGTAGATAACTTGCCTAAACTCGATAAGAACAAGAAACACGACATTTTTGTGGTTGCAGATAGAATATCAACATTGGGCGATATAGGAAATCGACTGCCAAGTAGTATAGAATCCGCACTAAAACTTGGTAATGGTCTAATGTATGTAGAAGTAGTAAACCTACCTGACAACCATAATTCTGAGTATAAAAATGGTCAAATTCTGACTTTTTCAGAGAATTTTGCATGCCCCGAGTCTGGTTTCACTCTTGAGGAAATAGAACCAAGATTATTTTCTTTTAACAGCCCTTACGGTGCATGTGGTGCGTGTAATGGGCTTGGTAAAAAGCTGGCTGTTGATGTAAAGCTGATAGTGCCAGATGAAACACTTTCAATATCTGAAGGTGCTTTAAAGCCAGTAGGACAGACAGCACGCCAAACGCACACAAGTTATGGATTTCTAAAAAATGCAATTCTATCACTGGCTGAAAATTACAAATTTAGCCTTGATATTCCGTGGAAGAACATAGGTCAAGAAGTAAAAGATATGATACTCTTTGGCTCTAATAAATTTCAAGGTTTGACCAGTATCTTGGAGAACCAGATGGATTATGATGAAACGCTTGTTGAGCGATACTGCTCTGTCACTCACTGCAGAGAATGCACTGGCTATAGATTGAGAAAAGAAGCACTTACAGTGAAAATTGATAGCAGACATATAGGTGAAATATCTAGGCTCAGCATCGATGAATCCCTTAAGTGGTTTGAAAATTTGCCAGACAAGCTCACAGAACAACAGAAGCAAATCTCAAGTAAAATATTAAATGAAATAATCAAGAGGCTAGCATTTTTAAAGAATGTAGGGTTGAATTACCTAACGCTCGATCGAGAATCTAGCACTCTCTCTGGCGGTGAGAGTCAGAGGATCAGACTTGCTTCGCAAATTGGCTCTGGTTTAACAGGAGTGCTGTATGTGCTTGATGAACCCTCGATAGGCCTTCATCAATGCGATAATGATCGGTTAATTGCTACACTGAAAGACTTGAGAGACATGGGTAACACTGTAATCGTTGTTGAGCATGATGAAGATACAATAATGGCTGCTGATTATGCGATTGATATTGGTCCTGGAGCTGGCGTAAATGGTGGAAAAGTTGTTGCAGAAGGAACACCAGACCAGGTGCAAAGAAATTCAGGGAGCATAACAGGACAATATTTGAGTGGAGAGAAAAAAATTTTAATTCCAAGGAGAAGAAAGCAAGCAACTCAGTTCATAAAAGTAATAAATGCATGTGAAAATAACTTAAAAAATGTAAACGTTAAATTTCCTATAGGGAATCTTATTTGTGTTACTGGAATATCAGGAGGGGGGAAATCAAGTTTAGTCATAGAAACGTTATATAAATATTCAGCACATAAGATACATCATTCGTCTGCACGGTATGGTCGGTGTGATAGAATAGAAGGCCTTGAATATATAGATAAAGTTATAGAAGTTGATCAGTCGCCAATTGGTAGAACCCCTGCGTCAAATCCAGCAACATATGTCGGTATGTTTACTCATATAAGAAATTGGTTTGCAGGTCTTTCGGAGTCAAAAGCAAGGGGATATAATATAGGTCGGTTTTCATTTAATACCAGAGGGGGAAGGTGTGAGGCTTGTAAAGGCGATGGGCACTTAAAGATAGAGATGCATTTTCTACCAGATGTTTATGTGAAGTGTGAGCAGTGTAAAGGGCGAAGGTATAATCGTGAAACATTGGAAGTTACTTATAAAGGAAAATCAATCTCTGATGTGCTTGATATGACGATAGATCAGGCTTGTGATTTTTTTGAAAACCTTCCAATGGTAAAAGAAAAGTTGGTTTCTTTGCAGGAAGTGGGGCTTGGCTATATAAAACTCGGACAGTCGTCAACAACGTTGTCTGGGGGTGAAGCACAACGAATAAAGCTGTCCAAAGAGCTATCAAAACGATTTACCGGAAGAACATTGTATATTCTTGATGAGCCAACAACTGGATTACACTTTGAAGATATAAATAACTTACTAAAAATACTCCATAGATTAGTCGATCTGGGAAACACTGTTATAGTTATTGAGCACAATTTGCACGTTATAAAAACTGCAGATTATATAATAGACATCGGACCAGAAGGCGGAATAAAAGGCGGAGAAGTGATTGCTACTGGAACTCCAGAAGAAGTGGCAAAAATTCCAGAGAGTGTTACAGGCAGGTATCTTAAAACGTATTTATTATAA
- the rimM gene encoding ribosome maturation factor RimM (Essential for efficient processing of 16S rRNA), which produces MNDNLVCLGIITSPHGIKGAVKVKTFTEKPENISLYGELINGDENYKIDSVSVIGDNLVIATISGVNSRNEAELLRNKKLYIERSKLPELNDEDEFYQSDLVDMEVRLESNELYGHVKSVYNFGSGDILEILVISTKKRIMLSFTKEIFPRINIKGRYIVLNMPEFID; this is translated from the coding sequence ATGAACGACAATCTGGTATGCCTCGGAATTATTACCTCTCCCCACGGAATTAAGGGGGCTGTTAAAGTAAAAACCTTTACTGAAAAGCCCGAAAATATCTCCTTATATGGTGAGCTAATAAATGGTGATGAGAATTATAAAATAGACTCAGTATCTGTCATAGGTGATAATTTAGTAATAGCTACAATAAGCGGAGTAAATTCCCGTAATGAAGCAGAGCTTTTAAGGAATAAGAAGCTATATATAGAAAGAAGCAAGTTACCAGAGCTAAATGATGAGGATGAATTTTATCAAAGTGACCTTGTAGATATGGAAGTAAGGCTGGAAAGTAATGAACTATATGGCCATGTAAAATCTGTGTATAATTTTGGCTCAGGGGATATATTAGAAATTTTAGTTATCAGCACAAAAAAACGCATTATGCTATCTTTCACTAAAGAGATATTTCCACGTATAAATATAAAGGGGAGGTATATAGTATTAAATATGCCAGAATTTATTGACTAA